CTCGATCAGCCAGTTGCGCAGACGCCTCGTCGACACGCAGTCGTACCGGTTGTAGTCGGCCAGGTCGGCGAACACCGCATCCGCCTCCGCACGCTGCCCGGCGGCGGCGAGCTCACGGGCGGCGACGTACTGCACGATCGAGTCGTCGCCCTTCTGGACATCGCTGGTGCGGACGTCCGCACCCATGTACAGCGGCTCGAGCTTCTTGATCGAGTACGACCTCGACCCCACCCGCACGGTGCGCAGCACCAGCGGGTAGAGGTCGACGAACACTCCCTCGCGCAGCAGCCGATCGATCTCCGCCTCGCGCACACCGTGACGCGCCGCCATCGCCACCAGGTGCGAGGTCTCATAGGGCGCGTAGTGGTAGATGTGCATGCCCGGGTGGGCGGTGCGGCGGACCTTCACGAAATCCAGGAATCTCTCGAACGCCTCCCGCTCCGCGGCGAAGTCGTGCGCCCAGAGCGCGGTGTACTGATCCGCGTTGTCGACCCATCCGAACAGATAGTCGATGCCCCAGTGACCCTGCCCATCGGGCGCGGGCTCTGTGTAGAGCGGGTCGCCCTCGAAGTCGAAGAAGATGTCGCCATGACTCGGCACGGGCAGTGTGTGGATCGCCGCGGCGTAGTGCACGTCGTAGGTCGGCACACCCTCGGCATCCGCCCGGATCTGCAGCCGCGCCTGCGCCCGCAGCGTCTCGAACGTGTCGGCGTTCATGCCGTCGGGCGGCGCAGCGGCCTCCGCCAGCGCGTCGATCGTCTCGATCCCGCCGGCACGCAGACGCGCACGCTGCACGGGGCGCATACGCGCGACCATCAGCAGATCGCGGTGCGCGATCACCTGCTCCTCGCAGGTGGCGCACCGGCCGCAGGCCACCACCTCGAGGTCGCCCCGATCATCGCCCCACGCCAGGGCGGCCTCGGGAGACGGATCGTCGATCCGTCTGTCCGCGATCAGCGCTCGGAGGCGGGCACGGCGCACCTGGAACAGCGGGAGCAGATCGTCGACGGCATGCGTGCTGAGGGAGCCGTCGCCGAGGATGAGGTCGACGGAGTCGGATCGCGGAACGCCGAGCCGGTCGAGCTGGTCGACATATGCCGCCAGCTGCATGAGGGCTGTGACCCGTGCGGTGCGGGCGAGCTTGGAATCCTGCACGCGCCAGCGGCCGTCGTCGTCACGCTTCAGGAAATCTGCGAACCCGACGAATTCGGGAGTCGCGAACGCCGCCTGGAAGACGACCGCCGCGTCGGAGGCGAGCGCCTGGATCGTCTCGTCGACGGCCGCCGCGAGCGCCTCGGCATCGACCGACGACACCTTCTCGATGCGGTGGACCCGATCATCGCCGAGGTCGTCGATGTACCGGGACAGGACGTTCTGCTCGTGCACGTCTCCGAGCTCGGCGGCCCGGGCGAGCGTGGCGTTCTCAGGCTCGACGACAGCGGGGACCCGCCCCAGCTTGGCGTCGATCGCCCGACACCAGGCGAACTCGCATTCCGCAGCCGCCTTGAGGTCGCTCGCGCTCCAGATGACGCGCTGCGCCTGAGTGTCGATCCGCACGATTCTCCCGTTCCTTCGGATGCTTCGACACTAGCCGCGGCATCCGACACGGGATCACGACCGAGCCGGCGTCAGCGCCACCAGGTGTCGTCGGGGGTGACCGGGAGGCTCCGCTTGTGCTGGGTGGCGAGGTAGCGCGACTCGATCCGCCCTGCGACGTCGGGGTCCACCTGCCGCCCTTCGAGGAAATCGTCGATCTGCTCGTAGGTGAGCCCCAGCTCGTCCTCGTCGGCGCGGCCGGGCTGACCGTCCAGGAGGTCGGCGGTCGGCACCTTGAAGGCGAGGCGATCGGGGGCCCCGAGACGCAGCAGCAGCGAGCGCCCCTGGCGCTTGCTCAGGCCGGAGAGGGGCAGGATGTCGGCGGCACCGTCTCCGAACTTCGTGTAGAAGCCGGTGACCGCCTCGGCGGCATGATCGGTGCCGATCACCAGGAGCCCGTCATGACCGGCGAGCGCATACTGCGTCACCATGCGCACCCGGGCCTTGATGTTGCCGCGGTTGAAGTCGCTGATGTCACTGGTGACGGCGAACTCGATGTCCTCCTCGACGCCGTCGACGCCGTTCTGGATGTTCACCTCGACAGACGCGTCAGGGGCGATGAACTCGAGCGCGGCCTCGGCGTCGTCGGCATCCTTCTGCACCCGGTACGGCAGCCGTACGGCCAGGAACTTCGCCTCGCCTCCCTCGGCTCGCACGCGTTCGACCGCCATCTGGGCGAGCCGGCCGGCGAGGGTGGAGTCCTGGCCGCCGGAGATACCGAGGACGAACCCCTTCGCACCGGTCGCACCGAGGTAGTCGACGAGGAACTGCACACGGCGCTCCACCTCGACCTCGGGGTCGATCTCGGCCACGACACCGAGTGCTTCAGAGATCTGCTTCTGCAGGGACACGTGTTCCTCCGGTCTATTCGACGTCAGTATCCTCCTCCAGTGTTACATCGGGATGAACCGAGCGCACGCGCACGGCTTCGCGCCCCGCGATCCACCTGGCAGGATGGCGGGGTGAAACTTCTCGTCGCAGCCATGGCCTCCGAACTCGCAGCCTTCCCGGAGGACCTCGAGGGATTCGACCGGCTCGTGACGGGAGAAGGCAAGATGCAGGCCGTCTACGCGCTCACACGCGCGCTCGACGCCGCCGAGTACTCCGAGGTGGTGGTGGTCGGCACCGCGGGCGGCATCGACCCCGACCTCGAGGCCACCGTGCACGAGATCGGCAGCGCTCTGCAGCACGATGTGTTCGACCTCGACGGCGTCGCCGGCCAGCACGTATCGCTCCCCGCCCGGGTGTCGACCGGCCGGGAGGGCGTGCTGATCGCCACCGGTGACAGCTTCGTCGGCGATGCCGGGATCACCGCCGTCATCCGCCCGTCCGGTGCGGGGCTGGTCGACATGGAGACCTATGCCTACATCTG
The sequence above is a segment of the Microbacterium sp. Root553 genome. Coding sequences within it:
- the nadE gene encoding ammonia-dependent NAD(+) synthetase, producing MSLQKQISEALGVVAEIDPEVEVERRVQFLVDYLGATGAKGFVLGISGGQDSTLAGRLAQMAVERVRAEGGEAKFLAVRLPYRVQKDADDAEAALEFIAPDASVEVNIQNGVDGVEEDIEFAVTSDISDFNRGNIKARVRMVTQYALAGHDGLLVIGTDHAAEAVTGFYTKFGDGAADILPLSGLSKRQGRSLLLRLGAPDRLAFKVPTADLLDGQPGRADEDELGLTYEQIDDFLEGRQVDPDVAGRIESRYLATQHKRSLPVTPDDTWWR
- a CDS encoding phosphorylase family protein, which produces MKLLVAAMASELAAFPEDLEGFDRLVTGEGKMQAVYALTRALDAAEYSEVVVVGTAGGIDPDLEATVHEIGSALQHDVFDLDGVAGQHVSLPARVSTGREGVLIATGDSFVGDAGITAVIRPSGAGLVDMETYAYIWVAQQFGVPIRAFRAISDHAEDGALVDFREAIARCSVQLREVIRREYGV